The genomic segment GATCGCTCCCATGAGCCGGGCATGCGCAATCGAATAGCTTGTGGCTATTCGGCGTGCGGACATTTCTTTCGTAGCGGTACGACATCGCTCGGTTCATGGTGTCTGTCGCAAACGGAAGTGCTTGCGAGGGCGCGGGACATACGCCCGCAACTTGCGGATGTCAAGCGAGACGCGTGCGGAAACTGAAATTGACGGACGCATGACTTGCCAAAATTATTTGGGGCTCGACGGATTTCGTTTCGGCTGGGTCGCAGCGTGGATCGACGCGCGCGGCGATCACGGCTTCGATTATTCGCCTAGCCTGACGCGTCTGCTCGCATTGCCGCACGCCCGCGCGATGATCGACATGCCGATCGGACTGAACGTGAGCGGCTATCGTGCCTGCGATTTGCGCGCACGGGAGCTGATCGGCCCTGCCGTGTTTCTGGGCGCGCGCCGCGACCTCTGGACCTTTCCGGACCTGGCGGCGGCCAATCGCCATTACTGGAAGCACGAAGGCGAGGGCAGGGGCGTGTCGGCGCAGCTCTGGAATATCAGGGACAAGATCAGGGAAGTCGATGAGGCCATGACGCCGGCGCGGCAGGCGACGATCGGCGAAGCGCATCCGGAATTGATCTTCTGGAATCTGGCAGGGCGCGTGCGGCTCGAACCGAAGACCTCGCCGCGGGGGCGAGAGCAGCGTATCGCGTTGCTGGGAGACCGCGGCTTCACTGAGGTCGAGAGATGGCTCACGCTTCGCCACGGCACCGGGATCGGTCGCGACGACCTCATCGACGCCTGTGCCTGCGCCGTCGCAGCGCGCGACAGCGCGCAATCCGTTGGCGACGGCAGGACCGATCCGCGCGGATTGCGGATGGAGATCAACTTCTGACGGCGATCAGCCCTCGACTTCGCCTTCGAGCTGACCGCGGCTGTCGGGGTCTGGATATGAGCCGCCCTCGTCGTCCAGTCTCGTTGCTCGCGATTCGTACTCGTCGGCCATCGTCCGCAACCGTTGCGCGGCTTTGCTGTGCTCGAGATCGTTCGCGACGCGGCGACAGCGTTCAGCGTGGTCGAGCAGGGCGCGTTTCTCGATGTTCATCGAGCGACAACGCGCGAGGGGGCCATTGGTCCCTGCGCAAGCCGCCGGAACAGCACGATCGCTTCGCAGCGAGATCGGGAAAAAATAGCAATATTTTAGTGCCGCCTGGAACGTGGCGCCTGAGCCGACGTTCTACGCCAGAGGCTGTCGAGGGACATAATACGATGTACGACGTGTGCCAATTGGCGACCGCGATGCTCGCGATCGCCTTTACGGCCCTGCTGTTGATCACGGGTCAACGGTTCATCGAATCTCGGCTGCAGCGTGAAGCAAAGCCCCCGATCGTAGCGATGGCGACGCTGCCGCCCTAAGCACAGCCGGAAGTCACTTGCGCACTGCGGTATCTTGCCTAGATTGAGCACGCCTCAGTCCATGCAAAGGTCCCGATGTCCGATCTGTCCGTCTTCCCCATCACCAAGCGTTGGCCAGCCAAGCATCCCGAACGACTCCAGCTCTATTCGTTGCCGACGCCGAACGGCGTCAAGGTCTCGATCATGCTGGAGGAGATCGGGCTTCCTTACGAAGTCCACCTCGTCGATTTCGGCAAGGACGATCAGAAGACGGCCGAATTCCTCTCGCTCAATCCGAACGGCAAGATCCCGGCGATCCTCGATCCGAACGGCCCCGGCGGCAGGCCGCTGCCGCTGTTCGAATCCGGGGCGATCCTGCAATACCTCGCCGAAAAGACCGGAAAGCTGCTGCCGCAGGATGCCGCGCGGCGTTACCAGACGCTTCAGTGGCTGCACTTCCAGATGGGCGGCGTCGGGCCGATGTTCGGCCAGGTCGGCTTCTTCCACAAATTCGCCGGCAAGGATTACGAGGACAAACGGCCCCGCTACCGCTACGTCGCCGAAGCCAAGCGCCTGCTCGGCGTGATGGATGTGCATCTCGCCGGCCGGCAATGGTTCATGGACGATGACTACACCATCGCCGACATCTCCATGCTCGGCTGGGTGCGCAATCTCATCGGCTTTTATGGCGCCGGCGATCTCGTCGAGTTCACCCAGTTCAGGGCGGTCGGTGACTGGCTCGAGCGCGGGCTTGCGCGTCCGGCGGTGCGACGCGGATTGAACATTCCGCAGCGGCCGTAGGCCATCCCTAGAACAGGCGCCCGCCGTTCGGCACCGGCTTGCTCGGCTGCACCAGCACGACCTTGCCGTTGGCATCGGGGAAGCCGAGCGTCAGCACCTCGGAGACGACCGGGCCGATCTGGCGCGGCGGGAAATTGACGACGGCCGCGACCTGTTGCCCCACGAGGGTTTCGAGCGGGTGGTTTTCGGTGATCTGGGCCGAGCTCTTGCGCACGCCGATGGCGGGGCCG from the Bradyrhizobium sp. WBAH42 genome contains:
- a CDS encoding DUF429 domain-containing protein, with translation MTCQNYLGLDGFRFGWVAAWIDARGDHGFDYSPSLTRLLALPHARAMIDMPIGLNVSGYRACDLRARELIGPAVFLGARRDLWTFPDLAAANRHYWKHEGEGRGVSAQLWNIRDKIREVDEAMTPARQATIGEAHPELIFWNLAGRVRLEPKTSPRGREQRIALLGDRGFTEVERWLTLRHGTGIGRDDLIDACACAVAARDSAQSVGDGRTDPRGLRMEINF
- a CDS encoding glutathione S-transferase family protein — encoded protein: MSDLSVFPITKRWPAKHPERLQLYSLPTPNGVKVSIMLEEIGLPYEVHLVDFGKDDQKTAEFLSLNPNGKIPAILDPNGPGGRPLPLFESGAILQYLAEKTGKLLPQDAARRYQTLQWLHFQMGGVGPMFGQVGFFHKFAGKDYEDKRPRYRYVAEAKRLLGVMDVHLAGRQWFMDDDYTIADISMLGWVRNLIGFYGAGDLVEFTQFRAVGDWLERGLARPAVRRGLNIPQRP
- a CDS encoding tRNA-binding protein, with translation MHVTHDPAAAAAPTIDFDTFLAVDVRVGTIVDAKPFPEARKPAWRLWIDFGPAIGVRKSSAQITENHPLETLVGQQVAAVVNFPPRQIGPVVSEVLTLGFPDANGKVVLVQPSKPVPNGGRLF